One Littorina saxatilis isolate snail1 linkage group LG1, US_GU_Lsax_2.0, whole genome shotgun sequence genomic window carries:
- the LOC138979472 gene encoding uncharacterized protein, which produces MPSWCGPKHLWPLTKDTILWDREDDKSVSTFVYGSTCPLLVSDSLYDGEDDGSFYYDGSTASVADFGVKNDKSDEEKDTYGFTLWLKPDSATSTGELFEYQSTSDDEDNQVTRTRAELVNGKVKFTVANNNGDMGSVTSSVGLDDTKFNSVLLWAKEEHGTMLLHVAINGQADYTDTTERKEDMKLRLGGKWRLGEFVTSSGARYVGKINCITFYDDELKPDELEKYREECGKDMDKYPGSSCSLTTTTTTPTTTTTTPTTTTTTPTTTTTTITTTPTTTPTIPTTTTTTTTTTTTTTLTTSSNTPTATITPSTTTTTTPTTTSAITTTTSVAITTPITTTPTTTAPTYLPVNLWPLDNVTRGYDVITGSSPLVSHETLACLRVEKCPADTTLSLKNDVLFFDGSLGSAVEMEMNMSVWDDDFTVVVYVRPQQPPEGQVWSYAAPEASDGLSRIEVSLHPNGSLTTTLWGSGRQASCASIEAAGVFDASSDFARVCVGRSTSAITLRVGDDVWVDSADSCPRSPVSPGQGSLKVGGRGEGQSAGYRGHVVCMTVFSQYVRTVDDEQLLSLCGDYDPAPYLGVDTCDIPADIRTERFKLVKPNAQPAMTTMPPMTSLRTSSVFKCAGHCMQTTHCKSFALSKGNGVCRLYDVVTFAALESSDDSHYYEIKQRSE; this is translated from the exons ATGCCATCATGGTGTGGCCCTAAACATCTGTGGCCGCTGACAAAAGACACGATACTATGGGACAGGGAAGATGACAAGTCAGTATCTACCTTTGTGTATGGCAGCACCTGCCCATTACTGGTTTCCGATTCGTTATACGATGGTGAAGACGATGGCTCCTTTTACTACGACGGCAGCACCGCTTCTGTGGCAGACTTTGGTGTGAAG AACGATAAATCTGACGAGGAAAAGGACACATATGGCTTCACCCTGTGGCTCAAGCCGGACTCCGCCACTTCCACTGGAGAGCTCTTTGAATACCAAAGCACGTCGGATGATGAAGACAACCAAGTCACGAGGACTCGTGCAGAACTGGTCAACGGCAAGGTCAAATTCACAGTCGCCAATAACAACGGTGACATGGGGTCCGTGACGTCATCGGTCGGGCTGGACGACACAAAGTTCAACAGCGTGTTGCTGTGGGCGAAGGAGGAGCACGGCACGATGCTGCTTCACGTCGCCATTAATGGCCAAGCTGATTACACTGACACTACAGAACGAAAGGAGGACATGAAACTGCGA CTCGGCGGCAAGTGGCGCCTTGGTGAATTCGTAACGTCCAGTGGTGCGCGGTATGTAGGCAAAATCAACTGTATCACCTTCTATGATGACGAGCTGAAACCTGATGAGCTTGAAAAGTACAGAGAAGAGTGCGGTAAAGACATGGACAAATATCCAG GATCAAGCTGCTCACTCACCACCACTACAACCACCCCAACTACCACTACAACCACCCCAACTACCACTACAACCACCCCAACTACCACTACAACCACCATTACAACCACTCCAACTACCACCCCAACCATCCCaaccaccactactactaccacaaccaccacaactACCACTACCCTTACTACCTCTTCTAATACCCCGACTGCCACAATCACTCCCTCCACAACCACTACAACTACCCCTACAACCACCAGCGCCATCACTACCACTACCAGTGTCGCCATCACGACACCCATAACCACGACACCCACAACCACGGCACCAACCTACCTTCCCGTCAACCTCTGGCCTCTCGACAACGTCACTAggggatatgacgtcataacgGGGTCATCTCCTCTTGTGTCACATGAAACCCTCGCCTGCCTCCGGGTCGAAAAATGCCCGGCAGATACAACGTTGTCCCTGAAAAACGACGTGCTGTTTTTTGACGGATCTCTGGGTTCTGCAGTGGAGATGGAGATGAACATGTCAGTGTGGGACGATGACTTTACTGTCGTTGTCTACGTCAGACCTCAACAACCCCCTGAAGGACAGGTCTGGAGCTACGCTGCCCCTGAAGCAAGCGACGGTCTATCACGCATTGAAGTCAGTCTCCACCCCAACGGTTCCTTGACGACTACGCTTTGGGGCTCAGGAAGACAAGCTTCATGTGCATCTATTGAAGCTGCCGGAGTCTTCGACGCTAGCAGCGACTTCGCTAGAGTTTGTGTTGGAAGAAGCACTTCAGCGATAACGCTTCGGGTCGGGGATGATGTTTGGGTTGATTCCGCCGACTCGTGCCCAAGGTCACCCGTGAGTCCAGGTCAAGGATCCCTCAAGGTCGGAGGTCGAGGTGAAGGTCAGAGTGCAGGGTACCGAGGTCACGTGGTGTGCATGACGGTCTTCTCTCAGTACGTTCGCACTGTGGATGATGAGCagcttctctctctgtgtggcgACTATGACCCCGCTCCTTACCTGG GCGTGGATACGTGCGACATCCCGGCAGACATCCGAACTGAAAGGTTCAAACTAGTGAAACCAAACGCCCAACCCGCCATGACGACAATGCCTCCAATGACGTCACTGCGTACGTCATCCGTCTTTAAGTGCGCCGGTCACTGCATGCAGACAACACACTGCAAATCGTTCGCTCTTTCAAAAGGAAATGGCGTGTGTCGTCTGTACGATGTCGTCACGTTCGCGGCTCTCGAGTCCTCCGATGACAGCCACTATTACGAAATCAAGCAACGATCTGAATGA